The following are encoded in a window of Capsicum annuum cultivar UCD-10X-F1 unplaced genomic scaffold, UCD10Xv1.1 ctg65504, whole genome shotgun sequence genomic DNA:
- the LOC124893810 gene encoding indole-3-acetic acid-induced protein ARG7-like, whose translation MLGKKFGSMKKLVKKAKVIRTTSANESQHLEYLLVKDHDYDDQDQDQDHQVASPTSEKSSKKMGTFAMYVGEERERFAVPTSYLSHPLFKILLEKTYNEFGFEQTNGLVVPCSVVAFQEVVNAVECCNGKFDFGDLVEEFL comes from the coding sequence ATGCTAGGTAAGAAGTTTGGTTCAATGAAGAAATTAGTGAAGAAGGCTAAGGTTATTAGAACAACTAGTGCTAATGAATCACAACATCTTGAATATTTGCTTGTTAaggatcatgattatgatgatcaagATCAAGATCAAGATCATCAAGTGGCTAGTCCAACAAgtgaaaaatcatcaaaaaagatGGGGACATTTGCAATGTATGTAGGGGAAGAAAGAGAGCGATTCGCGGTGCCAACGAGCTATCTTTCACATCCATTGTTCAAGATTTTGTTGGAGAAGACATACAATGAGTTTGGATTTGAGCAAACAAATGGACTTGTTGTGCCATGTAGTGTGGTTGCATTTCAAGAAGTGGTCAATGCTGTGGAGTGTTGCAACGGGAAGTTTGATTTTGGTGATTTGGTAGAGGAATTTCTATGA